The following proteins come from a genomic window of Kocuria palustris:
- a CDS encoding glycosyltransferase family 4 protein: protein MTGPLHLVLDARYVRVGPHDGISRYSAGLAHGLAQLAAQDPSLRVELMISDQAQLQHLPRLEWFMGPDPVSAGELLTSRLLNRRGPDVVFSPMQTMGALRRRFGLILTLHDLIYYDHPAPPPELPLPVRLGWRAFHRASWPQRLALNRADAVATVSQTSAGLIQGRRLSDRPVRVIPNAAAQDSIVSEQTALQRLDERDDSMVYLGSFMPYKDVETLARMAARLPPRRLHLLSRVTPAQQERLVQAAGPEARLVFHNGVSEQEHARLLARAGVLLHASRAEGYGLPLMEAFCAGTPVVCTDIPIFHEVCGRAAAYCPAGDDAAFARAVTELEDPQVAQARVLAGLERAASWTWRDSAESLVELAREIERSRRS, encoded by the coding sequence ATGACCGGCCCCCTGCACCTGGTGCTGGATGCCCGATACGTGCGGGTGGGACCGCACGACGGCATCTCGCGCTACAGCGCAGGACTGGCCCACGGGCTGGCGCAGCTGGCCGCGCAGGATCCCTCGCTGCGGGTCGAGCTGATGATCTCGGATCAGGCTCAGCTGCAGCACCTCCCGCGCCTCGAGTGGTTCATGGGGCCGGATCCGGTCTCGGCCGGGGAGCTGCTCACGAGCCGGCTGCTCAACCGCCGGGGTCCGGATGTGGTCTTCTCCCCCATGCAGACCATGGGGGCGCTGCGGCGGCGCTTCGGGCTGATCCTCACGCTGCACGACCTGATCTACTACGACCACCCCGCGCCCCCGCCGGAGCTGCCGCTGCCCGTGCGTCTGGGCTGGCGCGCCTTCCACCGTGCCTCATGGCCGCAGCGCCTGGCCCTGAACCGCGCCGACGCCGTGGCCACCGTCTCCCAGACCTCCGCGGGGCTGATCCAGGGCAGGCGCCTGAGCGATCGGCCCGTGCGCGTGATCCCGAATGCCGCGGCTCAGGACTCGATCGTCAGCGAACAGACCGCGCTGCAGCGGCTGGACGAGCGCGACGACTCGATGGTCTACCTCGGATCCTTCATGCCGTACAAGGACGTGGAGACCCTGGCACGCATGGCGGCACGGCTTCCGCCCCGGCGGCTGCACCTGCTCTCGCGGGTCACCCCCGCCCAGCAGGAGCGCCTGGTGCAGGCCGCCGGACCCGAGGCCCGGCTCGTCTTCCACAACGGGGTCTCCGAGCAGGAGCACGCGCGTCTGCTGGCAAGAGCGGGAGTGCTCCTGCACGCCTCGCGGGCCGAGGGCTACGGCCTGCCCCTGATGGAGGCGTTCTGCGCGGGCACCCCCGTGGTGTGCACGGACATCCCGATCTTCCACGAGGTCTGCGGCCGGGCCGCCGCCTACTGCCCTGCCGGCGACGACGCTGCCTTCGCCCGCGCCGTCACCGAGCTCGAGGACCCGCAGGTGGCCCAGGCCCGCGTGCTGGCGGGGCTCGAGCGGGCGGCGTCCTGGACCTGGCGGGACTCGGCCGAGTCCCTGGTGGAGCTGGCCCGGGAGATCGAGCGCAGCCGGCGCTCCTGA
- a CDS encoding alpha/beta fold hydrolase, whose translation MQQNPQAEQRSMRFDGYKTRYWFYDIDTQRKPLLVMVHGFRGDHHGLQLIADRLRDRYHVVVPDLPGFGRSEPFPQDPHDVPHYVGFLRRFITELTDGAVHPQGERGVLLLGHSFGSVIASHLAAEHPAMVEQLLLLNPICEPALSAQDAAATKIADAYYTLAMRLPKAMGERLLRSHAVSDLMSRELTVSQDPQLRSYVENQHRAYFGSFADRRVVAEAYRASISGTVAEVAPLLSMPVLLVVGAQDPLGSVEAQERMATWIRRRRLVILDDVGHLIHYEKPLETAELIHEFVQGPDPEPIDVHDELPPIDQARPNTSQFTQLLPIVRRGRR comes from the coding sequence GTGCAGCAGAATCCGCAGGCCGAGCAGCGCAGCATGAGATTCGACGGGTACAAGACCCGCTACTGGTTCTACGACATCGACACGCAGCGCAAGCCGCTGCTCGTGATGGTCCACGGCTTCCGCGGCGACCACCACGGCCTGCAGCTGATCGCCGACCGCCTGCGCGATCGCTACCACGTGGTCGTGCCGGATCTGCCGGGCTTCGGACGCTCGGAGCCGTTCCCCCAGGACCCGCACGACGTCCCCCACTACGTCGGCTTCCTGCGCCGGTTCATCACCGAGCTCACCGATGGCGCGGTGCATCCGCAGGGCGAGCGAGGGGTGCTGCTGCTCGGGCACTCCTTCGGCTCGGTGATCGCCTCGCACCTGGCCGCCGAGCACCCGGCCATGGTCGAGCAGCTGCTGCTGCTGAACCCCATCTGCGAGCCGGCGCTCAGCGCCCAGGACGCAGCCGCCACCAAGATCGCGGACGCCTACTACACCCTGGCCATGCGCCTGCCGAAGGCCATGGGCGAGCGCCTCCTGCGCAGCCACGCGGTCAGCGACCTTATGAGCCGGGAGTTGACGGTCTCCCAGGACCCGCAGCTGCGCAGCTACGTGGAGAACCAGCACCGCGCGTACTTCGGCTCCTTCGCCGATCGCCGCGTGGTGGCCGAGGCCTACCGCGCCTCGATCTCCGGCACCGTCGCCGAGGTCGCGCCGCTGCTGTCCATGCCCGTGCTGCTCGTGGTGGGCGCCCAGGATCCGCTGGGCTCCGTCGAGGCGCAGGAGAGGATGGCCACCTGGATCCGCCGGCGCCGCCTGGTGATCCTCGACGACGTCGGCCATCTCATCCACTACGAGAAGCCCCTCGAGACCGCCGAGCTGATCCACGAGTTCGTGCAGGGCCCGGATCCCGAGCCCATCGATGTCCACGACGAGCTGCCGCCCATCGATCAGGCTCGGCCGAACACCTCGCAGTTCACGCAGCTGCTGCCGATCGTGCGCAGGGGGCGGCGATGA
- the leuS gene encoding leucine--tRNA ligase, protein MSTQQDGQEETTGQVWDAHELEARWQGWWERNDVFRPLDDGSKPRRYVLDMFPYPSGDLHMGHAEAFAMGDVVARYWRQKGFDVLHPIGWDSFGLPAENAAIKNDAHPAEWTYRNIETQKASFQRYAIAVDWSRELHTSDPEYYRWTQWLFLQFWQRGLAYRKNSPVNWCPKDQTVLANEQVVDGACERCHTPVTKKSLNQWYFKITDYADRLLDDMDQLEGAWPERVLSMQRNWIGRSQGAHVSFGIVDRDADDAAVERELTVFSTRPDTIFGATFFVVAADSQLAQDLVAQEHAQELDEYRESLKAVSDIERQATDRTKTGVFLGRWAVNPLNGERLPVYATDYVLADYGTGAVMGVPAHDQRDLDFARAFGLPVRAVVDTGAEDPSETGAATGGDGVLMNSGELDGLSKDAAIDKAIELLEAADAGARHINYRLRDWLLSRQRFWGAPIPIIHCPQCGEVPVPEDQLPVRLPEDLRGEQLAPKGQSPLASVEDWVNVACPSCGGPALRDTDTMDTFVDSSWYYYRYVSPQDETAAFDPEAVRRWGQVDQYVGGVEHAILHLLYARFYTKVLYDLGMIDHDEPFARLLNQGQVLNQGKAMSKSLGNGVDLGQQLDAFGVDAVRLTMVFASPPEDDVDWADVSPGGAQKFLGRAWRVGQDVAASGSAVDADPAAGDVAVRQATHRAVAEAESALENRKFNVVIAKAMELVNALRKAIDSGAGAADPAVREGAQAVAVLLSLVAPYTAEDMWHAMGHDSAVIDAGWPVVDESLLVDDTITAVVQVKGTVKDRLEVPVDIAEDDLRELALGSEAVQRAIGDAEIRKVIVRAPKLVNIVV, encoded by the coding sequence GTGAGCACGCAGCAGGATGGCCAGGAAGAGACGACCGGGCAGGTCTGGGACGCCCACGAGCTCGAGGCACGCTGGCAGGGCTGGTGGGAGCGCAACGACGTCTTCCGTCCCCTCGACGACGGCTCCAAGCCGCGGCGCTACGTGCTGGACATGTTCCCGTACCCGTCGGGCGACCTGCACATGGGCCACGCCGAGGCGTTCGCCATGGGGGATGTGGTCGCCCGCTACTGGCGCCAGAAGGGCTTCGACGTCCTGCACCCCATCGGCTGGGACTCCTTCGGGCTGCCGGCGGAGAACGCGGCGATCAAGAACGACGCGCACCCGGCCGAGTGGACCTACCGCAACATCGAGACCCAGAAGGCCTCGTTCCAGCGCTACGCCATCGCTGTGGACTGGTCCCGGGAGCTGCACACCTCCGATCCCGAGTACTACCGCTGGACGCAGTGGCTGTTCCTGCAGTTCTGGCAGCGCGGGCTGGCCTATCGCAAGAACTCCCCGGTGAACTGGTGCCCCAAGGACCAGACGGTGCTGGCCAACGAGCAGGTCGTCGACGGCGCCTGCGAGCGCTGCCACACGCCCGTGACCAAGAAGTCGCTGAACCAGTGGTACTTCAAGATCACCGACTACGCCGATCGGCTGCTCGATGACATGGACCAGCTCGAGGGCGCCTGGCCCGAGCGCGTGCTGTCCATGCAGCGCAACTGGATCGGACGCTCGCAGGGCGCCCACGTCTCCTTCGGGATCGTGGACCGGGACGCCGACGACGCGGCGGTCGAGCGCGAGCTGACCGTGTTCTCCACGCGTCCGGACACGATCTTCGGCGCCACGTTCTTCGTGGTGGCAGCCGACTCGCAGCTGGCGCAGGATCTCGTGGCGCAGGAGCACGCCCAGGAGCTCGACGAGTACCGCGAGTCCCTCAAGGCCGTCTCGGACATCGAACGCCAGGCCACGGACCGCACCAAGACCGGCGTGTTCCTGGGCCGCTGGGCCGTGAACCCGCTCAACGGCGAGCGCCTGCCCGTCTACGCCACGGACTATGTCCTGGCCGACTACGGCACCGGAGCGGTCATGGGCGTGCCCGCCCACGATCAGCGCGACCTCGACTTCGCCCGCGCCTTCGGCCTGCCCGTGCGCGCGGTGGTGGACACCGGGGCGGAGGACCCGTCCGAGACCGGCGCGGCCACCGGCGGCGACGGCGTCCTGATGAACTCGGGAGAGCTCGACGGGCTGAGCAAGGACGCCGCGATCGACAAGGCCATCGAGCTGCTCGAGGCCGCGGATGCCGGTGCTCGGCACATCAACTACCGCCTGCGCGACTGGCTGCTGTCCCGCCAGCGCTTCTGGGGCGCCCCGATCCCGATCATCCACTGCCCGCAGTGCGGCGAGGTCCCGGTGCCCGAGGACCAGCTGCCCGTGCGGCTTCCGGAGGATCTCAGGGGCGAGCAGCTGGCGCCCAAGGGCCAGTCGCCGCTGGCCTCGGTCGAGGACTGGGTGAACGTGGCCTGCCCGTCGTGCGGCGGGCCCGCCCTGCGCGACACCGACACCATGGACACCTTCGTGGACTCGTCCTGGTACTACTACCGCTATGTGTCCCCGCAGGACGAGACGGCCGCGTTCGATCCGGAGGCCGTGCGCCGCTGGGGCCAGGTGGATCAGTACGTGGGCGGCGTGGAGCACGCGATCCTGCACCTGCTCTACGCCCGCTTCTACACCAAGGTCCTGTACGACCTTGGCATGATCGACCACGACGAGCCCTTCGCCCGTCTGCTCAACCAGGGCCAGGTGCTCAATCAGGGCAAGGCCATGTCCAAGTCCCTGGGAAACGGCGTGGACCTGGGCCAGCAGCTCGACGCCTTCGGCGTGGACGCCGTGCGCCTGACCATGGTCTTCGCCTCCCCGCCGGAGGACGACGTCGACTGGGCGGATGTCTCCCCGGGCGGCGCCCAGAAGTTCCTGGGCCGCGCCTGGCGCGTGGGTCAGGACGTCGCCGCCTCGGGCAGCGCCGTCGACGCCGATCCGGCCGCCGGCGACGTCGCCGTGCGCCAGGCGACCCACCGCGCGGTCGCCGAGGCCGAGTCCGCGCTGGAGAACCGCAAGTTCAATGTGGTGATCGCCAAGGCGATGGAGCTGGTCAACGCGCTGCGCAAGGCGATCGACTCCGGGGCCGGTGCCGCCGATCCCGCTGTGCGCGAGGGCGCCCAAGCGGTGGCCGTGCTGCTGTCCCTGGTGGCTCCCTACACGGCCGAGGACATGTGGCATGCGATGGGCCACGACTCGGCGGTGATCGATGCCGGCTGGCCGGTCGTCGACGAGTCGCTGCTGGTGGACGACACGATCACCGCCGTCGTGCAGGTCAAGGGCACGGTGAAGGACCGCCTGGAGGTGCCCGTGGACATCGCCGAGGACGACCTGCGCGAGCTCGCGCTGGGCTCCGAGGCCGTGCAGCGGGCGATCGGCGACGCCGAGATCCGCAAGGTCATCGTGCGGGCCCCCAAGCTCGTGAACATCGTGGTCTGA
- a CDS encoding DegV family protein → MSGQRRTAVVTDDAAALPPEWVFPPAGGSAGADVAGQDPERTEGAADASSVLTDEDERAVARSGRPGLAVAAMPVSVDDTDLDQDRDDWLAVVEEALAAGRSAVTSRPSPGQLLRQYRQLEAQGYEGIVSVHCSAQLSGSATSARIASAAVGIPVEIVDSRTIAMAEGRGVMEAWEAAGTGADLAETAEAARAGSAASQLLLWVPGLDALRRGGRIPPSVAALGSMLQVRPVLRLVNGQLAIAELPMTEQRARTRLLRRAGRALRDSTRDVPEVTVHHLLDDHGRERAEEFAEQLVAEHCPDARARCVPMPAVLAAHAGAGALSVIIHG, encoded by the coding sequence ATGTCCGGCCAGCGCAGGACAGCGGTCGTCACCGACGACGCCGCAGCCCTGCCGCCGGAGTGGGTCTTCCCGCCGGCGGGCGGGTCTGCCGGCGCAGACGTCGCCGGCCAGGACCCCGAACGCACGGAGGGCGCGGCGGACGCGTCGTCGGTGCTGACCGACGAGGACGAGCGCGCCGTGGCACGCTCCGGCCGTCCCGGGCTGGCCGTCGCGGCCATGCCCGTGTCGGTCGATGACACCGATCTCGACCAGGACCGCGACGACTGGCTCGCGGTGGTCGAGGAGGCCCTGGCGGCCGGGCGCAGCGCGGTGACCTCTCGGCCGTCGCCGGGTCAGCTGCTGCGCCAGTACCGTCAGCTGGAGGCGCAGGGCTACGAGGGCATCGTCTCGGTGCACTGCTCGGCCCAGCTCTCCGGCTCCGCCACCTCGGCCCGGATCGCCTCGGCTGCCGTCGGGATCCCGGTGGAGATCGTCGATTCGCGCACGATCGCCATGGCCGAGGGCCGCGGCGTCATGGAGGCGTGGGAGGCCGCCGGCACAGGGGCCGATCTGGCAGAGACGGCCGAGGCGGCGCGGGCCGGCAGCGCGGCCAGCCAGCTGCTGCTGTGGGTGCCCGGGCTCGACGCGCTGCGCCGCGGCGGGAGGATCCCTCCGTCCGTGGCTGCGCTGGGCTCCATGCTGCAGGTGCGCCCGGTGCTGCGTCTGGTCAACGGCCAGCTTGCGATCGCCGAGCTGCCCATGACCGAGCAGCGCGCCCGCACGAGGCTGCTGCGCCGAGCGGGTCGTGCGCTGCGGGATTCCACCCGGGACGTCCCCGAGGTCACCGTGCACCACCTGCTCGACGACCACGGCCGGGAGCGCGCCGAGGAGTTCGCCGAGCAGCTGGTGGCCGAGCACTGTCCCGACGCCCGCGCCCGCTGCGTGCCCATGCCCGCGGTGCTCGCCGCCCACGCCGGTGCCGGGGCGCTCAGCGTGATCATCCACGGCTGA
- a CDS encoding ComEA family DNA-binding protein, with protein MTPVTHRGRRRLERERPVERLRGLLDDDLRATGHDLPHDDRPEDWVEDSASAPETESAESAPAESGWAAARRRRLLAAPPASGSSSSAEPLGPRALPLDPDEQPWVSPIRARLPWATLAIAGLVLILVVVSVLLRGREQEAVVSAPSSAGPVVDEQAGASQAAAEGGSVEGAGALGAAGDGASAGTVDAPASGSPVTVHVVGEVGEPGVVELPAGSRVADAVEAAGGLSESAVTDAVNMAAPAADGVQIVIPDQALAEQWEQDPPMPSSGSGGQTATGSAQDGSAAAGSGAAAGGSPEEGAGPAATGAAIDLNTATAAQLEELPKVGPVLAQRIVEHREQIGGFRSVEELDDVSGIGPAMMEAIAPLVTV; from the coding sequence ATGACCCCTGTGACCCATCGCGGACGGCGCCGTCTGGAGCGAGAGCGGCCCGTCGAGCGCCTGCGCGGACTGCTGGATGACGACCTGCGCGCCACCGGCCACGACCTGCCCCACGACGACCGCCCCGAGGACTGGGTGGAGGACTCTGCCTCGGCACCCGAGACCGAGTCCGCGGAGTCGGCACCTGCCGAGAGCGGATGGGCGGCCGCCAGGCGCCGACGGCTGCTCGCCGCGCCGCCCGCGTCGGGGTCGAGCTCGTCTGCGGAGCCCCTTGGCCCGAGGGCTCTGCCGCTGGATCCCGACGAGCAGCCCTGGGTCTCGCCCATCCGCGCGCGTCTGCCCTGGGCCACACTGGCGATCGCGGGTCTGGTGCTGATCCTGGTGGTGGTCTCGGTCCTGCTTCGCGGGCGCGAGCAGGAGGCCGTGGTCTCGGCTCCGTCGTCCGCAGGACCCGTCGTGGACGAGCAGGCGGGTGCCTCGCAGGCGGCAGCGGAGGGCGGATCCGTGGAGGGGGCGGGAGCGCTCGGTGCGGCCGGGGACGGAGCCAGCGCAGGGACAGTCGACGCACCGGCCTCCGGCAGCCCGGTCACGGTCCATGTGGTGGGGGAGGTGGGCGAGCCCGGGGTGGTCGAGCTGCCGGCCGGGTCCCGCGTGGCCGATGCAGTGGAGGCCGCCGGCGGGCTGAGCGAGTCGGCCGTGACCGATGCGGTGAACATGGCGGCCCCCGCGGCCGACGGCGTCCAGATCGTCATCCCGGACCAAGCACTGGCGGAGCAGTGGGAGCAGGACCCGCCGATGCCGTCCTCGGGATCCGGCGGACAGACTGCCACCGGCAGCGCTCAGGACGGATCTGCCGCCGCAGGATCAGGGGCAGCCGCAGGCGGGAGCCCCGAGGAGGGGGCTGGGCCTGCGGCCACGGGCGCAGCGATCGATCTCAACACCGCCACGGCTGCACAGCTCGAGGAGCTGCCGAAGGTCGGACCCGTTCTGGCTCAGCGGATCGTCGAGCACCGAGAGCAGATCGGCGGATTCCGCTCGGTCGAGGAGCTCGATGACGTCTCCGGCATCGGCCCGGCCATGATGGAGGCCATCGCGCCGCTGGTCACCGTGTGA
- a CDS encoding calcineurin-like phosphoesterase C-terminal domain-containing protein has product MSQHLSHPSTARSRDPRPRRALSAAVLTAGLSLTLLAPTPALAQEPSRPSTSADDWNGKAFRGQVDVTAGPDADQDVLDGAVFDDRNRNSQQDPGEHGIAGVEVSNGREIVTTDRQGRYEISVRDGETVFLTQPAGYQVPVDEDNVAQFFYTHMPAGSPELRYGGIDPTGPLPDAVDFPLARTTDTLSRDQRCLIGGDIQTYTQEEVDYALRGAFADLAQRTDFTGCGALFIGDIVGDDLDLYDQTRELTSLLNGPARFLPGNHDLDLAADYDHRFDTYRSQFGPDYYSYDAGDVHVVSLNTVQHSQGAPYNGTYNGGIDDEQLAWLRQDIANTPEDKLIVLATHIPLLNWHDQGSDRHQVDQVQAIHDIIGDRPAVAFGGHSHTLEVMREGDSMEGWKSLYGVDELPFDHITAGAISGDWYTGRVTEAGYPTALQRDGAVPGVFTLEAHGNRYQDSFIGTGRAASEQTSLGLNTPAYRDWYDANRRNVGKAPAFETPLEVSADELGESWLTTNVWAGGTGSEVSVSIDGRPAQQAQRTQQLEGESKHVGAEFSDPAAAQEQLVHGGSVAEASGHLWRLDLPEDLAPGEHTATVTQTDRYGVSTTERITFTVTS; this is encoded by the coding sequence ATGTCCCAGCACCTCTCCCACCCCAGCACTGCCCGTTCCCGTGATCCTCGCCCGCGACGCGCGCTCAGCGCCGCCGTCCTCACCGCGGGGCTGAGCCTCACCCTGCTCGCGCCGACGCCAGCCCTGGCCCAGGAGCCGTCGCGACCCTCCACCTCCGCAGACGACTGGAACGGCAAGGCCTTCCGCGGCCAGGTGGACGTCACCGCCGGTCCCGATGCCGACCAGGACGTCCTGGACGGCGCCGTCTTCGACGACCGCAACCGCAACTCGCAGCAAGACCCCGGTGAGCACGGGATCGCCGGGGTGGAGGTCTCCAATGGCCGCGAGATCGTCACCACCGATCGCCAGGGCCGCTACGAGATCTCCGTGCGCGACGGCGAGACGGTGTTCCTCACCCAGCCGGCCGGCTACCAGGTCCCCGTGGACGAGGACAACGTGGCCCAGTTCTTCTACACCCACATGCCCGCCGGCTCCCCCGAGCTGCGCTACGGCGGCATCGACCCGACCGGCCCGCTGCCCGATGCCGTCGATTTCCCGCTGGCGCGCACCACGGACACGCTCAGCCGCGATCAGCGCTGCCTGATCGGCGGCGACATCCAGACCTACACGCAGGAGGAGGTCGACTACGCCCTGCGCGGGGCCTTCGCCGACCTTGCTCAGCGCACCGACTTCACCGGCTGCGGTGCGCTGTTCATCGGCGACATCGTCGGCGATGACCTGGACCTGTACGACCAGACCCGCGAACTGACGTCGCTGCTCAACGGACCCGCCCGCTTCCTGCCGGGCAATCACGACCTGGACCTCGCCGCGGACTACGACCACCGCTTCGACACCTACCGGTCCCAGTTCGGTCCGGACTACTACTCCTACGACGCCGGCGACGTGCACGTGGTCTCACTGAACACCGTGCAGCACTCCCAGGGCGCGCCCTACAACGGCACGTACAACGGCGGCATCGACGATGAGCAGCTCGCATGGCTGCGCCAGGACATCGCGAACACCCCCGAGGACAAGCTGATCGTGCTGGCCACGCACATCCCGCTGCTGAACTGGCACGACCAGGGCTCGGACCGCCACCAGGTGGATCAGGTCCAGGCGATCCACGACATCATCGGCGACCGTCCGGCCGTCGCCTTCGGCGGGCACAGCCACACGCTGGAGGTCATGCGCGAGGGCGATTCCATGGAGGGCTGGAAGAGCCTCTACGGCGTGGACGAGCTGCCGTTCGACCACATCACCGCAGGAGCGATCTCGGGCGACTGGTACACCGGGCGCGTGACGGAGGCCGGCTACCCGACCGCACTGCAGCGCGACGGCGCCGTCCCCGGCGTCTTCACGCTGGAGGCCCACGGCAACCGGTACCAGGACTCGTTCATCGGCACCGGGCGGGCGGCCTCGGAGCAGACGTCCCTGGGCTTGAACACCCCGGCCTACCGCGACTGGTACGACGCGAACCGTCGCAATGTCGGGAAGGCTCCCGCCTTCGAGACCCCGCTCGAGGTCTCGGCGGACGAGCTGGGCGAGTCGTGGCTGACCACGAACGTGTGGGCCGGCGGCACGGGATCCGAGGTCTCGGTCTCGATCGACGGCCGCCCGGCTCAGCAGGCGCAGCGCACCCAGCAGCTGGAGGGCGAGTCCAAGCACGTGGGCGCCGAGTTCTCGGATCCGGCGGCTGCCCAGGAGCAGCTGGTCCACGGCGGCTCCGTCGCCGAGGCCTCCGGTCACCTGTGGCGTCTGGATCTGCCGGAGGACCTCGCTCCGGGCGAGCACACGGCGACCGTGACGCAGACGGATCGCTACGGCGTGTCCACGACCGAGCGGATCACGTTCACGGTCACCTCCTGA
- a CDS encoding recombinase family protein, which produces MSKDRHGLGKSPDQQHHDNKQAVSARGWSMHPRPYRDDNRSASRYARRDREAFAQLITDLEHNTFDADILVIWESSRGSRRTGEWVNLIELCEMRKVRIFVTTHARDYDPTNARDRRSMLEDAVDSEYESAKTSERLRRSTRAAAERGQVHGKNLYGYRRI; this is translated from the coding sequence GTGTCCAAGGACCGCCATGGTCTGGGCAAGAGCCCCGATCAGCAGCACCACGACAACAAGCAGGCCGTCTCCGCAAGAGGCTGGTCGATGCACCCTCGGCCGTATCGCGATGACAACCGTTCGGCCTCTCGCTACGCCCGTCGAGATCGCGAGGCCTTCGCCCAGCTGATCACGGACCTCGAACACAACACCTTCGATGCCGACATCCTGGTGATCTGGGAGTCCTCGCGCGGCTCACGTCGCACCGGAGAGTGGGTGAACCTGATCGAGCTGTGCGAGATGCGAAAGGTTCGCATCTTCGTCACCACCCACGCTCGCGACTACGACCCGACCAACGCCCGCGATCGACGCTCCATGCTCGAAGACGCCGTGGACAGCGAGTACGAGTCGGCCAAGACCTCTGAACGACTGCGTCGCAGCACTCGAGCTGCTGCCGAACGAGGTCAGGTCCATGGCAAGAACCTCTACGGATACCGGCGGATCTAG
- a CDS encoding IS3 family transposase (programmed frameshift), which produces MARKNYTDEFRRRAVDLYESTPGATLKGIAADLGVSRGSLKEWVDKLGSGTTRTGEVVAPVAGRSESQAAKVRRLEAELAAAQAEAHKLAQERDILRQAAKYFGRGDELVNRFQFVEDHKDAWGVKRLCEVVEVARSSFYAWLAAAPTRAARAAADAALVARIQVLQDPARGGDRAYGAPRVTADLNEGTTPGDRVNHKRVARVMREHGLAGIRLRKRVRTTLPDQSGRRFPDLLGRDFSIGVPCRRYVGDITYLPIADGTNLYLASCIDLGSRKLAGWSMADHMRTELVEDALKAAWHERGTLAGTVFHSDHGAVYTSKAYAQLCTDLGVTQSMGAIGSSADNALAESFNAALKRELLEGRAGFPDAPTAYRAVFRWANRYNTRRRHCAIGNIAPNAYEAAASATLPEAA; this is translated from the exons ATGGCAAGGAAGAACTACACCGACGAGTTCCGTCGCCGGGCGGTGGACTTGTACGAGTCCACGCCGGGCGCGACGCTCAAGGGGATCGCGGCGGATCTGGGCGTGTCCCGGGGCTCGTTGAAGGAGTGGGTCGACAAGCTCGGCTCCGGGACCACGAGGACCGGGGAGGTGGTCGCTCCGGTCGCGGGGCGGTCGGAGTCGCAGGCGGCGAAGGTCAGGAGGCTGGAAGCCGAGCTGGCCGCAGCGCAAGCCGAGGCCCACAAGCTCGCGCAGGAGCGGGACATCCTCCGTCAGGCGGCGAAGTATTTCG GCCGGGGAGACGAACTGGTGAACCGCTTCCAGTTCGTCGAGGACCACAAGGACGCCTGGGGCGTGAAGCGGTTGTGCGAGGTCGTCGAGGTCGCCCGGTCATCGTTCTACGCGTGGCTGGCCGCCGCGCCGACACGGGCAGCGAGAGCGGCGGCCGACGCGGCGCTGGTGGCGCGGATCCAGGTGCTGCAGGATCCCGCCCGGGGCGGGGACCGCGCCTACGGCGCGCCCCGGGTCACGGCCGACCTCAACGAGGGCACGACGCCCGGCGATCGGGTCAACCACAAGCGAGTAGCCCGCGTGATGCGCGAGCACGGCCTGGCCGGTATCCGGTTGCGCAAGCGCGTGAGGACCACGCTCCCGGACCAGTCCGGCAGGCGGTTCCCCGACCTGCTCGGCCGCGACTTCAGCATCGGCGTGCCGTGCCGCCGCTACGTCGGGGACATCACCTACCTGCCCATCGCCGACGGCACGAACCTCTACCTCGCGTCCTGCATCGATCTGGGCTCACGCAAGCTCGCCGGCTGGAGCATGGCCGATCACATGCGCACCGAGCTCGTCGAGGACGCGCTGAAGGCCGCCTGGCACGAGCGCGGGACGCTGGCCGGGACGGTGTTCCACTCCGACCACGGCGCCGTCTACACATCGAAGGCCTACGCGCAGCTCTGCACGGACCTGGGCGTGACGCAGTCGATGGGCGCGATCGGCTCCTCGGCCGACAACGCCCTCGCCGAGAGCTTCAACGCCGCCCTCAAACGCGAGCTGCTCGAGGGTCGGGCGGGGTTCCCCGACGCGCCGACGGCATACCGGGCCGTGTTCCGGTGGGCGAACCGTTACAACACCCGCAGGCGCCACTGCGCGATCGGCAACATCGCTCCGAACGCCTACGAAGCCGCCGCCTCCGCTACACTCCCGGAAGCGGCATAA